From the Natronococcus sp. AD-5 genome, one window contains:
- a CDS encoding HalOD1 output domain-containing protein, producing the protein MANEKLSTCCECTPVGETRFGEKYGRQPPLAIIEAVAAVEGVAPTELDPIYDTIDLESIDQLFTDQDDTSTPPTFLRLSIAGWNVFVRGDGAIRVCDPDQPTDPAPAFQKSLSD; encoded by the coding sequence ATGGCAAACGAGAAGCTATCTACTTGTTGCGAATGTACACCTGTGGGAGAGACGCGATTCGGAGAAAAGTACGGACGGCAGCCACCTCTGGCAATCATCGAAGCTGTAGCAGCCGTCGAAGGTGTCGCTCCGACAGAGTTGGACCCAATTTATGATACAATCGACCTAGAATCGATAGACCAACTATTCACAGACCAAGACGATACGTCGACGCCGCCGACTTTTCTGCGACTCTCCATTGCTGGTTGGAACGTCTTCGTACGCGGTGACGGTGCCATCCGGGTATGCGACCCTGACCAGCCAACCGACCCAGCTCCAGCGTTCCAAAAATCACTTAGCGATTAA
- a CDS encoding glycosyltransferase codes for MRIGLYHDNAGTKHAGGIAIYARWMAIELAASNEVYMYTQGGNITSKLIESDVKVVETPMFNGKTLAMTAKGLPVGRQTLSKFAMTTWSACNGVIDHINNHVDILVTFQMLDDLLLSNLVDVPTVRGFLSDRTPGVGAAVRERFTATEATFANTSYLAERIVDRFGYEVDAVIPTGVDTARFRPEAEPAFEQDEPTILFVGRLVESKGIFDLLESIAQLDEQVHLRIVGVGTEETAVRRRAEELGIEAQIRLEGEVPHDELPGYYVAADVFCLPTHVDSFATVNLEAMACGTPVVTTDLEGIQTYLRPEVDGLTVSPRDRKRLTTELDELIAACGYRQEMGARARNRAVEFDWSRQAELLEQFCANILSVDGSKTNESDRPMHVVN; via the coding sequence ATGCGAATCGGCCTCTACCACGACAATGCTGGCACGAAACATGCCGGCGGTATCGCTATCTACGCTCGATGGATGGCGATCGAGCTCGCAGCGTCGAATGAAGTATACATGTATACACAGGGAGGCAACATTACTTCCAAATTAATCGAGTCTGATGTAAAAGTAGTCGAGACACCGATGTTCAATGGCAAGACGCTCGCTATGACTGCCAAGGGACTTCCAGTCGGCCGACAGACGCTTTCCAAGTTCGCGATGACAACCTGGTCGGCCTGCAACGGCGTCATCGATCACATTAACAATCACGTTGACATCCTCGTCACGTTCCAGATGCTCGACGATCTCTTGTTGTCGAACCTCGTCGACGTCCCAACGGTACGCGGTTTTCTCAGCGATCGAACCCCGGGTGTCGGCGCGGCGGTTCGCGAGCGGTTCACTGCGACCGAGGCGACCTTCGCGAACACGTCGTACCTCGCCGAGCGGATCGTCGACCGGTTCGGGTACGAAGTCGACGCGGTGATCCCGACGGGCGTCGACACGGCGCGGTTCCGTCCAGAGGCCGAACCCGCGTTCGAACAGGATGAACCGACGATCCTCTTCGTCGGTCGCCTTGTCGAGTCGAAGGGAATCTTCGACCTCCTCGAGTCGATCGCGCAGCTCGACGAGCAGGTCCATCTTCGGATCGTCGGTGTGGGAACCGAAGAGACGGCAGTGCGCCGCCGGGCCGAAGAACTCGGGATCGAAGCACAGATTCGACTCGAAGGTGAGGTTCCCCACGATGAGCTGCCCGGCTACTATGTTGCAGCCGACGTGTTCTGTTTGCCGACGCACGTCGATAGCTTCGCGACGGTCAACCTCGAGGCGATGGCCTGTGGTACACCGGTCGTCACGACGGACCTAGAAGGAATTCAGACGTACTTGCGCCCGGAAGTGGATGGACTCACGGTATCTCCACGTGATCGAAAGAGGCTCACAACGGAACTCGATGAATTAATAGCCGCTTGCGGCTATCGTCAGGAGATGGGTGCGCGAGCGCGAAACCGAGCCGTTGAATTCGATTGGAGTCGACAGGCAGAGCTATTAGAGCAATTTTGCGCAAATATCCTATCGGTAGATGGAAGTAAAACGAACGAGAGTGACCGGCCGATGCATGTAGTTAACTAG
- a CDS encoding winged helix-turn-helix transcriptional regulator, whose product MTYTGDQLPTWCGEDEWCPMVATSIILGRKWHPVIIQRLLEHGTLRFGELKNLIPEVSGKVLSESLTDLEEKGLVERSVTNDKPIEVKYSLTHYGQKLEGAITELHAWGREYLMEALSPEESII is encoded by the coding sequence ATGACGTACACGGGCGACCAGCTTCCGACTTGGTGCGGTGAAGACGAGTGGTGTCCGATGGTCGCTACCTCAATAATTCTCGGACGGAAGTGGCACCCAGTGATCATCCAGCGCTTGCTTGAGCACGGCACACTACGATTTGGTGAACTCAAGAATCTGATTCCGGAAGTTTCCGGAAAAGTGCTCTCGGAGTCGTTAACTGATCTCGAGGAGAAAGGCCTCGTCGAACGGTCCGTGACCAATGATAAACCGATCGAGGTCAAGTATTCGCTTACTCACTACGGTCAGAAGTTAGAAGGCGCGATCACTGAGCTTCATGCCTGGGGACGTGAGTATTTGATGGAGGCCCTGAGTCCTGAGGAGTCGATTATCTGA
- a CDS encoding glycoside hydrolase family 32 protein, whose product MVQNNHSQSEGESLKESSTLNRRNLMRTTGSGLLATTALGSTSLNVSATDAAEQIEGSEEDPWRPGFHFAPPQGWINDPNGLVYHDGIYHLFFQYHPHDPWWEDIQWGHATSRDLFNWTYHGIKLPFDDENNIAKFSGAATVDKENTAGFGEEALILSYTGAHFDDPIQDQRIAYSTDNGKTVTPYDGNPVVDTNDPEFRDPNVFWYEPDQRWIMVVSRVYDGDDDGEERPAGIEIYSSKDHINWTYESTFTIAEYKETVAGIETDDGVYDDGVDIWECPDLFELPIEGTDETKWVLTVSVGNTQDGHDNPREDHLIGDFDGHEFTMEDRMIADYGYDYYAAISWDNEPDDRRIQIGWAGHWPYMGIIPETGWRGSMSVPREVTLEEGNDYVELRQHPVAELEDLRQETLAELSSEMITPGRDPLDGTDAEGRSLEIRATIDPHTADEVGFRVREGANDESRITYYTDPDDSPVSDASPSEVPQLVFQRTDSSVDGPADDFFDEGQEDATSMPLEPREGGTIELQILVDRSVVEIFANDGNRTMTNLVFPDWDSTDVSLFAENGAARIENLVVYDLAPQPLDIELHEGSHEGSY is encoded by the coding sequence GTGGTGCAAAATAACCACTCACAGTCCGAAGGAGAATCGCTGAAGGAGTCATCGACGCTCAATCGCCGAAATTTGATGCGCACGACAGGAAGTGGTCTGCTCGCGACGACTGCACTCGGTAGCACAAGTCTGAACGTCTCGGCTACGGATGCCGCAGAACAAATCGAAGGATCGGAAGAGGATCCGTGGAGACCGGGTTTCCACTTTGCGCCACCGCAAGGGTGGATAAACGATCCGAACGGATTGGTCTATCACGATGGTATCTACCATCTGTTCTTCCAGTATCATCCCCACGACCCGTGGTGGGAGGATATTCAGTGGGGGCATGCGACCAGTAGAGATCTCTTCAACTGGACGTACCACGGTATCAAACTCCCGTTTGATGACGAGAACAATATCGCGAAATTCTCCGGGGCTGCGACGGTTGACAAAGAAAACACAGCTGGGTTCGGTGAAGAGGCACTAATTCTGTCGTATACTGGCGCTCACTTTGACGATCCAATCCAAGATCAACGTATTGCGTATAGCACCGATAACGGGAAGACGGTCACGCCGTACGACGGAAATCCGGTCGTCGATACCAACGATCCCGAATTCCGTGATCCGAATGTCTTCTGGTACGAGCCGGACCAGCGGTGGATTATGGTCGTTTCTCGCGTTTACGATGGCGACGACGATGGGGAAGAGCGGCCCGCTGGTATCGAGATCTATAGCTCCAAGGACCACATCAACTGGACGTACGAGAGTACATTCACGATTGCGGAGTACAAGGAAACTGTCGCCGGAATTGAGACTGATGACGGCGTGTACGATGATGGTGTGGATATCTGGGAGTGCCCAGACCTCTTCGAGTTGCCAATTGAAGGCACCGACGAAACGAAGTGGGTACTGACGGTCTCCGTCGGGAATACTCAGGATGGCCACGATAACCCTCGTGAAGATCACCTTATTGGCGACTTCGATGGGCATGAGTTCACGATGGAAGACCGCATGATCGCAGACTACGGCTACGATTACTATGCCGCTATCTCTTGGGATAATGAGCCCGACGACCGTCGAATCCAGATCGGCTGGGCAGGGCACTGGCCGTACATGGGGATCATCCCTGAAACCGGATGGCGCGGAAGCATGTCGGTTCCACGTGAGGTTACCCTTGAGGAAGGAAACGATTATGTCGAACTGCGACAACACCCCGTAGCGGAGCTGGAGGACCTGCGACAAGAAACGCTGGCCGAACTCAGTTCGGAGATGATCACGCCGGGCAGGGATCCGCTAGACGGGACGGACGCTGAAGGTCGCTCACTCGAGATCCGCGCGACTATTGATCCCCACACCGCTGATGAGGTTGGATTCCGCGTTCGAGAGGGTGCGAATGACGAGAGTCGCATTACCTATTATACGGACCCAGACGATAGCCCAGTGAGCGATGCTTCTCCCTCTGAAGTCCCCCAATTGGTATTCCAACGGACGGATTCGTCAGTTGATGGCCCGGCGGACGATTTCTTTGACGAAGGCCAGGAAGACGCGACGAGTATGCCGCTCGAGCCGCGCGAGGGCGGAACGATCGAACTTCAGATTCTCGTCGATCGGTCGGTCGTCGAAATCTTCGCTAACGACGGGAACCGGACGATGACGAACCTCGTGTTTCCCGACTGGGATAGCACTGACGTTTCGCTCTTCGCGGAGAACGGTGCCGCGCGGATTGAAAACCTAGTCGTGTACGATTTAGCCCCGCAGCCATTGGATATAGAGCTCCATGAGGGATCTCATGAAGGCTCTTACTAG